Proteins encoded together in one Triticum dicoccoides isolate Atlit2015 ecotype Zavitan chromosome 7B, WEW_v2.0, whole genome shotgun sequence window:
- the LOC119341428 gene encoding lecithin-cholesterol acyltransferase-like 1, with product MAFQRLLPLVALLCLFVAPPSSAVPSLHPVVLVPGNTCSQLEARLTDEYEPPPATGCGVPRQGRGWFRLWENFTELQEDPTLLIRNVCMEGLVEALERVGYREGENLFGAPYDFRHAPAAPGLASRAFSGFSSGLRLLVERASQRNGNKPVVLVTHSLGGLFATVFLDRTPLRWRRRYVKHLVMLCLGAGGSPLNMWPLASKALASSPTSLQAAVLTYGNRSFASMFSLMPSPRVYGRTPLVITRDRNYSAHDMPEFLAAAGFSEDEVARYRTRALPVTLSLRAPLVPMTAMNGVGVPTVDKLVFWDGNFSGRPQLVNGDGDGQINLETVLALQRLVGADPDQPYFKTILIPNTTHKGMISDESALKRVVSEILGASS from the coding sequence ATGGCGTTCCAGCGTCTCTTGCCCCTTGTAGCCCTGCTTTGCTTGTTCGTCGCTCCACCATCGTCAGCTGTGCCCAGCCTCCACCCTGTGGTGCTGGTGCCGGGCAACACCTGCAGCCAGCTGGAGGCGCGGCTCACCGATGAGTACGAACCTCCGCCGGCGACGGGCTGCGGGGTCCCAAGGCAAGGGCGCGGCTGGTTCCGGCTGTGGGAGAACTTCACGGAGCTGCAAGAGGACCCCACCCTCTTGATCAGGAATGTGTGCATGGAAGGGCTGGTGGAGGCACTGGAACGCGTGGGATACAGAGAGGGAGAGAACCTATTCGGCGCCCCGTACGACTTCCGGCACGCGCCGGCCGCTCCCGGGCTGGCGTCCCGGGCCTTCTCCGGCTTCAGCTCCGGGCTCAGGCTCCTGGTGGAGCGCGCAAGCCAAAGGAACGGGAACAAGCCGGTCGTCCTCGTGACGCACAGTCTGGGCGGCCTCTTCGCCACGGTGTTCCTCGATCGGACACCCCTGCGGTGGCGCAGGAGGTACGTCAAGCACCTCGTCATGCTCTGCCTCGGTGCCGGCGGCTCGCCGCTCAACATGTGGCCCCTCGCCTCCAAGGCGCTGGCCTCCAGCCCCACGTCGCTGCAGGCCGCCGTGCTCACCTACGGGAACCGGAGCTTCGCGAGCATGTTCTCGCTCATGCCGTCCCCCAGGGTGTACGGCCGCACTCCCCTGGTGATCACGCGGGACAGGAACTACTCCGCCCACGACATGCCGGAGTTCCTCGCGGCGGCAGgcttctccgaggacgaggtggcgCGGTACCGAACGAGGGCGCTTCCGGTGACCCTCAGCCTTCGGGCGCCGCTCGTGCCGATGACGGCCATGAATGGCGTTGGCGTGCCGACCGTGGATAAGCTGGTGTTCTGGGACGGTAACTTCAGTGGGAGGCCTCAGTTGGTGAATGGCGATGGCGATGGCCAGATCAACTTGGAGACCGTCTTGGCGTTGCAAAGGTTGGTGGGGGCTGATCCGGACCAGCCTTACTTCAAGACAATTTTGATCCCCAACACGACGCACAAGGGTATGATCTCGGATGAATCTGCGCTCAAGCGTGTCGTCAGTGAAATCCTTGGAGCCTCCTCTTGA